A window of Aurantibacillus circumpalustris genomic DNA:
AATAATTCGGTCATGCCGTATTCACTATGAATAGTGTTTCCCTTAAATCCTTTTTTTAAAAAAGCGTGTAATTCAGGTTTCAACATTTCTTTGCGTGCGCCTTTCATTCCACCTGTCTCCATCACGATAAAACTATCAGTTAACTGAAGGTTGTGACTACAAAGATCCATTAGTGCATAGGAAACGCCAATTAAGATAATCTTTTGATTGGTGTTTTTGAGCCGATTTATTTTTGAAATTAAATCTGTAATGTTATCCAGAAAAAATCCACTGAATGGGTGGGTTGAAAGCCCAATTAGTTCCTTGCACATGTATACCAAAGACGAGCCACTTCTTTGCAAGTAATTTGGAAGCAGTGCCAGTATGCAATACTCTTTTGGGTCTCCATAAAACAATTCAAATGTTTTTAGAAAGCTTTTTTTGTATAAGTCCACTGAGTTTACATAGTGTGTCGCTGGAACCTGCGATGTTGTTGAGCTGCTGGTAAAACTAACAGTTTTTGAATTTATTGGTGAAGAAACGACTTCAAATTTTTTAAAAAATTCAATGGGTAGAAATGGAATTTTATCTAAAGCATTAACCGTATCAGGATTTGTCTTTATAAGATCGGTCCATTTCTTGTAAATGAGATTGTTTTGGTATTGAAATTGAAAAATAGACAAAGCTTCGGCTAAAAACTGCTCTTCTGAGGCAATATCGAAGATGGTATTTTCGTTTTTTAACAAGCAGCTTTATTTTGAACCTATTTAATGCGTAAATTTATATATTGATTTTAGAATGACACGTTTTATTACCATAATATTTTTGATTGGTCTATTTTCTTTTTCTTGCGTAAAACCAAAAACAGAAAATCCAGTTCCTGTAATTGAATTCGAAGATTTATTGCATCTGCAAAAATCTGAGTTTACCGGATCAGATACAGCTGTTATGTCTTTAAAATATGAGGATGGAGATGGAGATATTTTTCTTGATGACAATAGTAATGGACCAAATGTTATTTTCACACCTTTCTTTTTTAATACTGCCACTAAAAAATTTGATTTTACTAAGGACCCAATTACTTTAGACACTTTAAGAATTACAGCTTTTGTAAAACAACCCGATGACGGTTATTATAAGGGCAAATCAATTAAGGGTAATATCTATGTTCCCATGCGACAATACAGAACCGGTGATTCGATTAAGATTATTTACTTAAGGGGTCTTGTAATTGATTCAAAAGGGAATAAATCGAATACAGTTACTAGCCCTACCTACACACTCAATTTTTAAGATTTAAAACAGCAATCATTTTCTCGGCAATACCTTTACTCATTTTGTAATTGCTTTCGTGTGTCCAGCCAGCAATGTGTGGACTTAAAACGACTTTATTGGAATTTATAAGATAATGCATTGCAGCTGGTATTTCAGAAGTATTCATGCCTTCAAAAGATGTTTTTTCATACTCTAATACATCCAAACAAGCCCCTTTTATTTTGCCAATTTTAATAGACTCTACCAGGTGATCAGTATTGACGCACTTTCCGCGGGCTGTATTTATAAAATAAATTTTCTTTTTAAACTTTTCAATAAATGACTTATCTATTATATAATGAGTTTCTTCTGTTAATGGAAGATGAATACTAAGAATATCGCTTTCTTCAAACACTTTGTACAGAGACGATTCTTGGACGTAAGTATCCCCGAAGTTTTTTTTGTATTTGTCGTAGGCTAAAATTTTACATTCAAAACCAGAAAGTTTTTTTGCAAATGCCGAGCCCATATTTCCATAACCTATTATACCAACAGTTTTTTCTTTTATTTCGAAACCGCGATTTTCTGCACGCAACCAAATACCTTCTCTCACTTCTGCATCGGCTTTTTTTAAATTGTTCATCAACATGAGTAACATGCCCAGCGCATGTTCACCAACGGCATCTCTGTTGCCTTCTGGAACGCATAAACATTTTATATTCTTTGTTTCAGCATAAGGCACATCAATGTTTTCCATACCAGCACCGACTCTACCAATACATTTAAGCTGTTTACAGGTATCGAGAATTTCTTTAGTGATTTTAAAACGACTTCTTATAACGAGTCCATCATATTGACGTAAAAGGGTTATTAACTCTTCTGTGGATTTTTCCCAAAAAAGATCACAAGAAATACCTGCAGCAATTAAAGTTTCATGAAGAACGGGATGATTAGAGTCGGCAAACAAAACACGCATAAAACTAGATACTAAAATTAATTACTATTCAAACACGAATTTCTCTACAATTCTTTAATTAATTGAAAATGAATCCTATTAAACAATTAACATTTACCTAACATAGCTCTTGTTCAAAATTGACTTTTTATCTTATTAACAACGTTATGAAGTCTTAAAGCCTAATAACAATGGGCTATAACATAGAGATTATATTTATGCACAACTTATGAATAAGACTGAGACTTTTGTAAATTTATTATGAATCATTTTTTTGCACTTTTGCCCTCCACACAAGTTTATGAATCAAGACAATCAAAATAAAACACGCAAACGCATTTTAACTTCAAGTCCTCAAAGTACGAATGAAATTGGAAAACTACCCCCTCAGGCTGTCGAACTTGAGGAGGCTGTTCTTGGTGCCATGTTACTTGAAAGGGAAGCCTTAAGCACGGTAATTGATATTTTAAGCCCCGAGGCATTTTATAAAGAACAAAACGGCCGTGTGTTCGCAGCCATGATTACTTTGTTTAACCGCTCTGAGCCTGTAGATATTTTAACCGTAACACAAGAATTAAAACGTACAGGCGAACTCGAAATTGTAGGAGGTTCTTATTACGTATCAGCTCTAACCAACCGTATCGCATCTTCTGCAAACATTGAATTTCACGCTAGAATTGTTGCGCAAAAATATTTACAACGCGAACTTATTCGTTTAAGCACTGAAACTATTAAAGTTGCCTACGAAGACAGTACCGATGTGTTTGAATTATTGGATGAAACAACAAAAAATATTTTTGAGATTTTAGATTCTAACGTGCGTAAACAGCACGATAAAATGAGTACGCTTATTGCAAAAGCCATTACTGAAATTGAAAGTGCGGCTAATCAAAAAGACGGACTCTTAGGTGTTCCAAGTGGCTTTACTGCTATGGATAGAATTACAGGCGGTTGGCAAAAGTCAGATTTACTAATTCTTGCTGCAAGGCCAGGTATGGGTAAGACTGCGTTTGTAGTATCAATGGCAAAAAATGCTGCGGTTGAATTTAATAAACCAGTTGCTATTTTTAGTTTAGAGATGAGCAGTTTGCAATTGGTAAAACGTTTGATTTCGAGTGAAACCGAAATTTCTCAGGATAAAATTTTAAAAGGAAATTTAGATAACCATGAATTTGTTCAATTAAATGAACGTATTAAGAAGCTGGCTGTAGCCCCTTTATTTATTGATGATACACCCGCTCTTTCTATTTTTGAATTACGTGCTAAGGCTCGTCGTTTAAAAGAAAATCAAAAAGTAGAGTTAATTATTATTGACTACCTACAATTAATGAGTGGCGGTCCTGACGGTAAAGGAAACCGTGAACAGGAGATTTCTCAAATTTCACGTGGGTTAAAAAGTTTAGCGAAAGAATTAGAGATTCCAATCATTGCTTTATCGCAGTTAAGTCGTCAGGTAGAAAACAGACCCGGTGGAAGTAAGCGTCCGCAATTAAGTGATTTACGTGAATCTGGAGCCATCGAACAAGATGCCGATATGGTAATGTTTATATACAGACCAGAGTATTATGGTTTAGAGGTGGATGAAAACAACGAGCCAACGCGTGGACGAGCCGAAGTAATTATTGCGAAGAATAGACATGGATCTTTGGAAACAGTTAAACTGCGTTTCATTGGTCAATATGCGAAGTTTGCCGATTTAGATTATACCGAAGGACAGGATATTATTTACAATCAAAATAATCCAGGAGCACTGCAACAAAACGATGAGTTTTTAAATACTGGAACGAAAACGGTAGCTTCAAAAAATTGGGATAGGATTGAAGATAGTCCAAGTTCTGATATCATTAAACGCAACGATATAGAAGATTTTAACGAGCCGCCTTTTTAAGATTTTGATATAATTGTTTTTTGTGCATTCGCTAATGGGTGGATGCGGTTAGTGAGAATTAAAAAATATTCACAATGACTAAAGGCCAATTTATTGCTGACAGACTTCGCGAAGTCTATTTGAACGGCAAGTGGATTGCTAACACCAATTACAAAGAACAATTATTAAGTATAAATTGGCAACAAGCCACTCAAAAAATTGAAAGTTTAAATACCATTGCCGCACTTACTTTTCACATAAACTATTACTTGCAGGGATTGTTACCGGTACTGAATGGTGGGAAACTTGAAATTAGCGACAAATTTAGTTTTGATCTTCCTCAAATTCAATCGGAAAAAGATTGGAATAAACTAGTTAACGAATTTTTGTTTAATGCTGAGAAGTTTGCGGATCGTGTAGAAAAATTATCTGATAAAGACTTAAACAAGATTTTTGTTGAAGAAAAGTATGGAACCTATCAACGAAACGTAGAAGTAGTTATTGAGCACAGTTATTATCATTTAGGGCAGATTTCTCTTATAAAAAAAATGATACAAGGAAATAATTCAAACTAAGGCGAAAATAAAATAGTAAAAGGTTGTTTGTTTAGTTTGCTAGCACTTTGGAATCAAATTGTGGTATTTTAACCTATCTAAGAATGTGGTAGATAAATTTAAAGCTGAAATTGAACTTGCTGGTATAAATCCTTTTGTACTCATACCAGATAAAATTTTGGTAAAAATATTTAAAAAGGCTGGGAAGGATAAAGGACCTATACCTATTAAGGGCAAAATAAATAGGGTAGCTTATGTACAATCTTTGGTAAGATTAAAGGGAGTTTGGCGATTATACATCAATGCAAGTATGCTCAAAAATTCCCCAAAAAGAATTGGCGAATTTATTGAGGTAATGATAGAATTTGATTCCACAGATAGAACTATTAAGCCGCATCCAAAATTCACAAAGGCCCTAAAAGAAAACAAAGAAGCTAAAGCTGTGTTTGATGGATTAAGACCTTCTTTGCAAAAAGAAATCATAAAATATTTATCGTTTCTAAAAACAGACAAAAGTATTAACGAGAATGTTATAAAAGCAATAGGTTTTTTGCTGGGTAAACAGAGGTTCATCGGTCGATCTAAGCCATAAAATTTTTGGTGCAAGTTATGACATTAGCAAGTATCAGATTTTTAACGCTATTAAGATTAGCGATATTTGTAAATAAATTATTGAAATGAGTTCTCAAGATAATATCAATTATTGCCGAATCGCTGAAGCCATAAATTTTATAAAAGATAATTTTAAGTCGCAACCCAGCTTGGATGAGATCGCAGAACAAATTAATTTAAGTCCGTATCATTTCCAACGACTATTTACTGATTGGGCCGGGACGAGTCCGAAGAAATTCCTTCAATACATTAGTATTGAACACGCTAAAAAACTTTTAAAGGGACATCAAGCGTCACTTTTTGACACGGCACACGAAACCGGACTTTCAGGAACAAGTCGCTTGCATGACTTATTTATCACTATTGAAGGTATGACGCCTGCCGAATATAAAAATGGCGGAAAAGATTTAGCTATAAATTACAGTTTTGCAAAAAGTCCATTTGGGAATATTTTGGTTGCATCAACAGAAAAAGGAATTTGTTATATGGCTTTTTCGGAGGATGAACTTATTTCGATTTCTGAATTGAAAAAACATTTTCCAAATGCTACTTATAGAAAAAGGATAGATTTATTTCAGCAAAATGCGCTTTGTGTTTTTACGAACGATTGGGCAAAATTGGACCAAGTGAAATTACATTTAAGAGGAACAGATTTTCAACTTAAAGTATGGCAAACCCTTTTAAAGATTCCACAAGGTCAGTTGTCAAGTTATGGTGTCATTGCAAACGAGATTGAAAAACCAAAAGCTTCAAGGGCTGTTGGCACGGCTACTGGATCTAACCCTGTGGCGTTTCTGATTCCTTGTCATCGAGTCATTCAAGGTAGCGGAAACTTAGGTGGTTATATGTGGGGAAATACGCGTAAGTCTGCCATTATTGCTTGGGAAAGCGCTAAAGTAGATTCTTGAAATTAAAGTATGATGGAATTATTTGACAAAGAGTTTGATCCAACTATTAATCTTCTGCCCAAAGATGGAATGGTAAATTATCATGGAAAATTAATTTCCGTTAGAGAAGCCAACTATTATTTCGAAAATTTATTAAACACCATTCAATGGAAGAATGATGAGGCTGTTATTTTTGGTAAATTGATAGTGACTAAACGAAAAGTGGCTTGGTATGGCGATACTGATTTCGACTACACCTATTCAAATACTACCAAAAAAGCTCTTCCTTGGACTAATGAACTTTTAGAATTAAAAAAATTGATTGAAGAAAAAACGGGAGAAACTTTTAATTCTTGTCTGCTTAATCTTTATCACAACGGTGACGAAGGAATGGCTTGGCATAGCGACGGAGAAAGGGATCTTAAAAAAAACGGAGCGATTGCCTCGCTGAGTTTAGGTGCCGAGCGCAAATTTTCATTCAAACACAAAGAGAATAAAGAGAAAGTTAGTTTGATTTTAGAAAATGGTAGTTTATTAGTAATGACGGACGAAACGCAAAGTCATTGGTTACACAGACTACCACCAACAAAACTCATTTTAAAACCAAGGATAAATCTTACTTTCAGAACAATTGTTTTGTAAAGAATAAGGAGATATTGAAATAAAGATTGTTTACCTAAACAGTGTCACATGCCCATCAAGGATTTTCATTTCACCACCGAGGCTTGATACTTTAATTTGCCACACGTACACATCGTCTTTGCAGGGCTCGCCGTTAAAAGTGCCGTCCCAGCCCTTATTTAGTTCAAAGGTTTGAAACACTTTATTTCCCCAACGGTTAAACACATTTAACTCGTAGAATTTAATTCCAGTACAAACCGGTAAAAAGGTAGGATTAGTATTATCATTATTCGGTGTAAAAGCATTAGGCACATACACATTAAAATCGGTTTCAATTTTAATAGCCTTTACAATGGTATCAGCGCAGCCCCATTTGTTTTTAATGAGCAGAGCCACAGGGTAAATTCCTGCATTCTTAAAGAAATAAGAGGTGTTTTCTTGTTTTGAAATCTTACCCTTATCATTAATAAAATACCAGTTCCATTCACTGAGTTCTAATCCTGAAGATTTGTTTGTGAAATATACCTCGTCGATGCCCTCCACAGGTCTTTCGGGAGAGGTAACAAAATCAGCTACCGGAATTTCTCTGGCATGCACCACAAAACTTGCCGTGTTAGCACAAGTGCTAATGGTATCAATAAAAGTACCGCGAATAATATAATCTCCAGCAACAGTAAAAGGACGCGAGAAATTTTTGCCTTGAATAACAGACTCATTGTTTATTTGCCACTGGGTAGCAATATTGGTTGTGGTAGAACTAGAGAAATAAGAAAAATCAGAACTAAACGGAACACAAGCATCCATGGTAGTTCCAAGTAATGTGCCATCTGGCAAAGGATCAAAAGAAATACTGGTTTGAGTAGAATTACTACAGCCCAAAGCATCAGTAGCAATTAAGGTATAACTGCCCACATAAGAGGGGCTGCTTAAAGTAAACGTAAACACCTTTTGATTATGATTAAAATTGCTTGGGCCTTTCCACTCGTAAGAACTGCCACCAAAACCTTCCAGAGATATTTCTTTATTTAAACACACTTTTGTAGCTGGGTAAACACTCAGCCAAGGAGTTGGTAGTGGGGTGGTGCTAATACTAGCAGTGGTAGTAGAAGTACAGGAATTCGCTGCACCACCAATAACGGTGTAAATGGAAGGAGCAACGCTTGTGGCATTTTTAATTAAAGTAATAGCTTGATTAGAATAATAAAAACCCGGTCCGGTCCATGTATAAGTACTAGCTCCACTTACTTTAAGGGTTGCTTCGTTATTAAGACAGACCGTTGTACTTACCGGACTTAAAATAGGGTTTGTATAAATATTTACGGCCAGTGTTGCAGAGTTTTGACAAGAGTTTGCATCAATAACACTTAAACTATAAACTCCTGAAAAATGAACCTTGGCAGAATCTCGTACGATGTTTTGAGACTGACTACCAGTAAAACTCATTACCGATGAAGGTTGCCATAAATAAGAAACAGCATTACTAACCGCAGTTGCATTCAAAAATAATTTTTCTGTCTCACACACGTGCGAGTTACTACTTAAACTAAAACTTGGTAAAGGATTAATCACCACAACATGGGTTGCAGTATTTATACAAGGCCCCGTTGTAACCTGCAGCGTATACACGCCGCCATTACTTACTATGACACCATAAATACTTGTATTCTGAAATGCGGAACTAAATCCGACAGGTCCAGTCCAAGAGTAGGAAGTTCCACCACTACCATTAAGATTTAAATCAGTACCAAAACATTTAGGACTATTACTCGTGATGGTAGGAATTGGCACAGCGGTTACCGTTACATCGGCTGTAGCGGTATTGGTGCAACCCACCGCTGAAGTTGCTTTTACGGTGTAAATACCAGAAGCAATTACAGATGGATTAGCAACCGAAGGGTTTTGAATATTAGACGTGTAGGAATTAGGTCCTACCCAAAAATAAGAAGCGCCTACAAAAGAATTTGAAAATAGGTTCAGTGTCTGGGTAACACATACCGTACTTCCAAAAGCAGACA
This region includes:
- a CDS encoding LuxE/PaaK family acyltransferase, which gives rise to MLKNENTIFDIASEEQFLAEALSIFQFQYQNNLIYKKWTDLIKTNPDTVNALDKIPFLPIEFFKKFEVVSSPINSKTVSFTSSSTTSQVPATHYVNSVDLYKKSFLKTFELFYGDPKEYCILALLPNYLQRSGSSLVYMCKELIGLSTHPFSGFFLDNITDLISKINRLKNTNQKIILIGVSYALMDLCSHNLQLTDSFIVMETGGMKGARKEMLKPELHAFLKKGFKGNTIHSEYGMTELLSQAYSKKNGLFEAPPWMRFYTREVDDPLKLRTDHKTGGINVIDLANIYSCSFIATKDLGRVNEDGALELMGRYDHSDVRGCNLMMGDF
- a CDS encoding NAD(P)-dependent oxidoreductase, producing the protein MRVLFADSNHPVLHETLIAAGISCDLFWEKSTEELITLLRQYDGLVIRSRFKITKEILDTCKQLKCIGRVGAGMENIDVPYAETKNIKCLCVPEGNRDAVGEHALGMLLMLMNNLKKADAEVREGIWLRAENRGFEIKEKTVGIIGYGNMGSAFAKKLSGFECKILAYDKYKKNFGDTYVQESSLYKVFEESDILSIHLPLTEETHYIIDKSFIEKFKKKIYFINTARGKCVNTDHLVESIKIGKIKGACLDVLEYEKTSFEGMNTSEIPAAMHYLINSNKVVLSPHIAGWTHESNYKMSKGIAEKMIAVLNLKN
- the dnaB gene encoding replicative DNA helicase yields the protein MNQDNQNKTRKRILTSSPQSTNEIGKLPPQAVELEEAVLGAMLLEREALSTVIDILSPEAFYKEQNGRVFAAMITLFNRSEPVDILTVTQELKRTGELEIVGGSYYVSALTNRIASSANIEFHARIVAQKYLQRELIRLSTETIKVAYEDSTDVFELLDETTKNIFEILDSNVRKQHDKMSTLIAKAITEIESAANQKDGLLGVPSGFTAMDRITGGWQKSDLLILAARPGMGKTAFVVSMAKNAAVEFNKPVAIFSLEMSSLQLVKRLISSETEISQDKILKGNLDNHEFVQLNERIKKLAVAPLFIDDTPALSIFELRAKARRLKENQKVELIIIDYLQLMSGGPDGKGNREQEISQISRGLKSLAKELEIPIIALSQLSRQVENRPGGSKRPQLSDLRESGAIEQDADMVMFIYRPEYYGLEVDENNEPTRGRAEVIIAKNRHGSLETVKLRFIGQYAKFADLDYTEGQDIIYNQNNPGALQQNDEFLNTGTKTVASKNWDRIEDSPSSDIIKRNDIEDFNEPPF
- a CDS encoding DinB family protein; this translates as MTKGQFIADRLREVYLNGKWIANTNYKEQLLSINWQQATQKIESLNTIAALTFHINYYLQGLLPVLNGGKLEISDKFSFDLPQIQSEKDWNKLVNEFLFNAEKFADRVEKLSDKDLNKIFVEEKYGTYQRNVEVVIEHSYYHLGQISLIKKMIQGNNSN
- a CDS encoding YdeI/OmpD-associated family protein, which produces MVDKFKAEIELAGINPFVLIPDKILVKIFKKAGKDKGPIPIKGKINRVAYVQSLVRLKGVWRLYINASMLKNSPKRIGEFIEVMIEFDSTDRTIKPHPKFTKALKENKEAKAVFDGLRPSLQKEIIKYLSFLKTDKSINENVIKAIGFLLGKQRFIGRSKP
- a CDS encoding bifunctional helix-turn-helix domain-containing protein/methylated-DNA--[protein]-cysteine S-methyltransferase, which codes for MSSQDNINYCRIAEAINFIKDNFKSQPSLDEIAEQINLSPYHFQRLFTDWAGTSPKKFLQYISIEHAKKLLKGHQASLFDTAHETGLSGTSRLHDLFITIEGMTPAEYKNGGKDLAINYSFAKSPFGNILVASTEKGICYMAFSEDELISISELKKHFPNATYRKRIDLFQQNALCVFTNDWAKLDQVKLHLRGTDFQLKVWQTLLKIPQGQLSSYGVIANEIEKPKASRAVGTATGSNPVAFLIPCHRVIQGSGNLGGYMWGNTRKSAIIAWESAKVDS
- a CDS encoding alpha-ketoglutarate-dependent dioxygenase AlkB family protein: MMELFDKEFDPTINLLPKDGMVNYHGKLISVREANYYFENLLNTIQWKNDEAVIFGKLIVTKRKVAWYGDTDFDYTYSNTTKKALPWTNELLELKKLIEEKTGETFNSCLLNLYHNGDEGMAWHSDGERDLKKNGAIASLSLGAERKFSFKHKENKEKVSLILENGSLLVMTDETQSHWLHRLPPTKLILKPRINLTFRTIVL